Proteins encoded by one window of Chrysemys picta bellii isolate R12L10 chromosome 10, ASM1138683v2, whole genome shotgun sequence:
- the LOC101945909 gene encoding cytochrome P450 3A19-like isoform X2, whose protein sequence is MFPLMNRHGEILVKNIQKKVDNDESLEMKSIFGAYSLDVVASTSFSVNIDSMNNPNDPLVAYIKKYLSFNFFNPLLLSVVMFPFLTPVLEKLNVSLFPSGFLDFFLNIIQRIKKERQKNDHSDRVDFLQLMVDSQSSNGSSEPNKTTHSYKALSDKEIMAQALVFILAGYETTSSTLNFLSYNLATHPDVQQRLQEEIDAALPNKAAPTYDAILQMEYLDMVVNETLRLFPAGGRIERVCKKTIEINGVTIPKGTVTLIPAYVLHQDPEYWPEPEEFRPERFSKENRESIDPYIFLPFGAGPRNCIGMRFALLSLKVAMIVLLQRFSFRTCKDTPIPLVLDTKGFLQPKKPIILKMVPRTQVDPEE, encoded by the exons ATGTTTCCTCTCATGAATCGCCATGGAGAGATTTTAGTGAAAAACATCCAGAAGAAAGTGGATAACGACGAATCCCTGGAAATGAAAAG CATCTTCGGCGCCTACAGCTTGGATGTGGTGGCCAGCACTTCATTTAGTGTGAACATTGACTCTATGAACAACCCCAACGACCCCCTGGTCGCCTACATCAAGAAGTATCTCTCATTCAATTTCTTTAACCCACTGCTCCTGTCAGTAG tgATGTTCCCCTTCCTCACGCCAGTGCTGGAGAAGCTGAACGTGAGTCTGTTTCCCTCGGGATTCCTGGACTTTTTCCTCAACATCATCCAGCGCATAAAGAAGGAGCGGCAGAAGAACGACCACTCG GACCGGGTGGATTTCCTGCAGCTGATGGTTGACTCGCAGAGCTCAAATGGCAGCTCTGAACCTAATAAGACGACACACTCCTATAAAG CTCTGTCTGACAAGGAAATTATGGCGCAGGCCCTTGTCTTTATCTTAGCTGGTTATGAGACCACCAGCTCCACCCTCAACTTCCTCTCATATAACCTGGCCACTCACCCCGACGtgcagcagagactgcaggagGAGATTGACGCCGCTCTTCCCAACAAG GCGGCTCCCACCTACGACGCCATCCTGCAGATGGAGTATCTCGACATGGTGGTGAATGAAACCCTCAGGCTCTTCCCCGCAGGTGGGCGGATCGAAAGAGTCTGCAAGAAAACCATTGAGATAAACGGAGTGACCATTCCGAAAGGCACCGTGACACTGATCCCAGCCTACGTGCTGCATCAGGACCCGGAATACTGGCCAGAGCCGGAAGAGTTCAGGCCCGAGAG GTTCAgtaaagagaacagagagagcatTGACCCCTACATTTTCCTGCCCTTTGGAGCTGGTCCCAGGAACTGCATTGGAATGAGGTTTGCTCTTCTCAGCCTGAAAGTGGCCATGATTGTGCTGTTGCAAAGGTTTTCCTTCAGAACCTGCAAAGACACCCCG ATCCCTCTGGTGCTGGACACGAAGGGTTTCTTGCAGCCCAAGAAGCCAATCATTCTGAAGATGGTCCCCAGAACCCAGGTTGATCCAGAAGAGTAA